AAGACGGTACTTTGCCGTTGCTAATTCCTATGTCCGAAGTAGCAGGACGTATGTCCGTTCAACAAGGCGCTAAATATTTAGAAAAACCTATAAAAGGGCGTGGCATTTTACTTGGTGGCGTGCCAGGTGTTCCGCCAGCAAAAGTACTGATTTTGGGTGCTGGTGTTGTTGGTTTACAAGCGGCACGTATGGCTTCTGGATTGGGAGCGAACGTATTTATTTTGGATATTAATATGAAAGCGTTACGCCATGTAAGCGAAACAATGCCTAATAATGTCATCAGTGAATTTTCAAGTGAATATAACATCAGAAAACATATAATGGATTCCGACTTGATTATCGGAGGAGTATTAATAAAAGGTGCCAAAGCGCCAAAATTAATTACCAAAGATATGTTGAAAGATATGCGCCCAGGTACCGTTATGGTCGATGTAGCTGTTGATCAAGGAGGCTGCTTTGAAACGACCAAGCCAACAACCCACCAAGAGCCAACCTATATTATTGATGAGGTGGTGCATTACAGTGTGGCGAACATGCCGGGAGCCGTGCCTTACACGTCAACCATGGCGTTAACCAATGTAACCTTGCCTTATGTTACTAAGCTGGCCAACCAGGGTTGGGAAAAAGCCTGTGAAGAAAATGCTTCTTTAGCTAAAGGCTTAAATATTGTTAAAGGCGATATTGTCTACAAAGAAATTGCAGAGGCTTTCGATTTGGAATATGCTTCAGCATAAAAATGGTATTGAAACTTTATAGAGGTGTATAAGAAGTCGTCATTCCGAACAAAGAGAAGGAATCTTTAGAATTCAAGTTGAGAATTATGAGATTACCTCGAAATAAAAATTTCTCGTAATGACGTTTATTTGTTACTTCTTGGACAGCCTTTTTTTATGCGCTATTTTTAACAGAACTTTAAATACTGACATAATATCATATCGTGATTATTGGCTCTATTTTTGCTATCTTTAATTAAAAATTTAAAAAAGAAATACATGTTTGGATATTATATATTATTGGGAGGAATCGCCTTGGTGAGTTGGATTGTTAGCAGCACGCTAAAGCGGAAGTTCGAAAAATACTCAAAAGTTCAATTGCGCAACGGCATGAGTGGTGCCGAAATAGCCGAAAAAATGTTGGCCGACCACGGTATTTATGATGTTGAGGTTATTTCAACGCCAGGTCGATTAACAGACCATTATAACCCGAAAAATAAAACGGTTAATTTGAGCGAGGCGGTTTACAATCAGCGTAATGCCGCTGCAGCCGCAGTTGCGGCTCACGAATGTGGTCATGCCGTACAACACGCCCAAGCTTACGATTGGTTAAAAATGCGTTCGGCATTAGTACCTGTGGTTAGTGTAACCTCTGGTATGTCGCAGTGGTTGGTTATAGGTGGTCTAATTTTAGGTGCCGCTGCCGGAGTTGGTATGGGGTATTGGGTAGCCGTTGCTGGTTTGGCGATGATGGGTTTTGCAACATTATTCAGTTTTATTACACTTCCGGTGGAATACGATGCCAGTAACCGCGCTTTAGCTTGGTTGAAAAATAAAAATATGGTATCACAGCAAGAATATGCGGGTTCTGAAGATGCACTAAAATGGGCGGCTAGAACCTATTTAGTGGCCGCCATAGGTGCTTTGGCAAACCTTGTGTATTGGGGTTTTCAAATTTTTGGAGGAAGAGATTAAAATAGTAGGTATTCTAA
This genomic stretch from Flavobacteriaceae bacterium GSB9 harbors:
- the ald gene encoding alanine dehydrogenase; this encodes MKIGVPIELKNNENRVGMTPSGVFELTKRNHEVFVQKNAGFNSGFLDEDYKNAGATILETIEAIYDTAEMIVKVKEPIEQEYDLIKPNQVVFTYFHFASSEPLTNAMLKSRAICIAYETVEDEDGTLPLLIPMSEVAGRMSVQQGAKYLEKPIKGRGILLGGVPGVPPAKVLILGAGVVGLQAARMASGLGANVFILDINMKALRHVSETMPNNVISEFSSEYNIRKHIMDSDLIIGGVLIKGAKAPKLITKDMLKDMRPGTVMVDVAVDQGGCFETTKPTTHQEPTYIIDEVVHYSVANMPGAVPYTSTMALTNVTLPYVTKLANQGWEKACEENASLAKGLNIVKGDIVYKEIAEAFDLEYASA
- a CDS encoding zinc metallopeptidase, with translation MFGYYILLGGIALVSWIVSSTLKRKFEKYSKVQLRNGMSGAEIAEKMLADHGIYDVEVISTPGRLTDHYNPKNKTVNLSEAVYNQRNAAAAAVAAHECGHAVQHAQAYDWLKMRSALVPVVSVTSGMSQWLVIGGLILGAAAGVGMGYWVAVAGLAMMGFATLFSFITLPVEYDASNRALAWLKNKNMVSQQEYAGSEDALKWAARTYLVAAIGALANLVYWGFQIFGGRD